The window ACTGGAGGTGGCATTCCCCATGTACAACCTGGAGGCAAAAAGAGGGGTGGAGAAGTCACCGTAGATAGCGGGGTTGTGCTCACCAAGGGCTGCTCTACAGTAGCGGCGGCAGCTTGAGAGTTCTGGGCTGACAGGAGTGCACTCATCATGGTCGTCAACCTATCCATTCCCTCTCGTAAAGTGGCAACCTCCTCTCTGAGACTCTGATTTTCTTGTTCAACTATATCCATCCTCTTCCGATTGGCCCTGGTGTTGTAAATGCGAGTTGGTTTGTGGAGAATTCGTCGGGCCACTTTCCTTGGGCGGCGGTTGATTGACTCCCCCCTTTTGAAGTAGTGAACACAGTGTGAGACTCGATTTAGAAACCATGAATGCAACATGATGCATGCTTATgcttatgcaaaaagaaagggaaCAAATTATTATCGAAGAACTTGTCAGAGAAATTGTAAACATCATAAACTGAAACACTTCACTTAAGCATTGGAATAttacaaagaaatttttttttttttttttttttttttttttttacaagtcaaGAGATTTTGGGAGCTAAAATCTAAACATAAGGTCCTAAGAACTTCAGACTCAAACTCCCGGAGTAGATGGGTCCTCGGAATCTGAATGTGCACGGGAGAACAAGTCCACAAACCTCCTCTTCCTTCTAGCATCTCGGTGGAGCAAGGCGTCTTTCCGACGAAGCAAGTCGTCCTTCTCAATCATCCTCTGGTTCTGGATAAAAAGCTCACGGCTCTGTTGGGCTATCTTCCCTTTCAAAGTCTCATTCTCTTGCTCGAGCTCCTGGCATCTCCTCTTCCAAGTTTCTTTTTCCTGCCTTTCTTTGGTTAATTGTTCATGAAACTCTTCCTTAGTATCAAAGGGGATAGGCAAGGATGATGGGGGGATGGTGGACGATAGGTATCTAGGTAAGCGGTAGGGTAGGCCAAAGCTCTTGGTCCTATCAATAACCCACTGGGTGTAAGATTCGTGCACATAGTCTGATTTCTTTCCCAACTGACTTCTGTTGAGTCTGCGGATAGCGCTCCAAGCTTGTGCGAATCTTTCCCTTTTGTTCGAGTGATCACCATGGTTAAGATAGAATTCATTAGTCAAGGCAAGGTTGTTTGGTTTTGTCTTTATCGGGTACCCGAATTGTCGTCGAGCGAGAAGTGGGTTGTAGCTAATTCCGCCACGCATACCCAAAAGAGGTACGTTGGGATATTCACCACAACTCACAATAATCTCTCCAACATCACTAGCTGCTTGGTACCAAACAATGTCAGATGGGTCAAGAATCATGATTCGGCGAGGCCAAGAAAGCTTATCATCATTGGTCTTGAAGGCACGGGATTGAGGTAAGTGGAAGGTAAACCACTGATAGAGTAAAGGTGCACAACAAGAAATGGTTCCACGGCCAGCCTGGGTACGGTCATGGATTGAATGGTAGGTATCGGCGAGTAGAGTGGGTACGGGGTTCTTTGTAAGAAAGATTTTAATGGCATTGATATCGATGAAGTTGTCAATATTTGGGAAGAGTAAAAGGCCATATATAAGGAGGGCTAGGATAGAATGGAAGGCAAGTATACTAGCTGCTTCAGCAAATATGGAGGCTTGTTGGTAGAGGAAGTGGGTGGGAAGACCTTGGAGGCCTCCTTTAGAGGTAAGGTTTGCTTGGATGATGGAGGTTTTAAGATGGAGGGCGGCTGCGATGTCGGAGGGTTTAGGGGTAGGCTCAAAACCATGGAAAGGTATCTTGTCTGGCACAGGTAAACCTACTAGGTAGGAGTACTCTTCAAGAGTGGGGACAAGTTGGTAATCGGGAAATGTGAAGCAATGGTAGAGCGGGTCATAGAACTGAACCAGGGTCTCTAGGCATCCTTCCTCAACATCTACTCTAAGAATTCTGAGCAACTTCCCATGATGAGCTTGAAAATCAACTGGATCACTTACTAAAGATGCTAGCTCCCTTAATCTCAACAGGTCTGTTTTTTTGAAAAGGTACTTCCTGGTGCTTCTCAGTGGGATGTCCATATCTACAAAGTTTACAAAAAGCTTGTCTAAGTCCTTCGATAATTTGGATGAAAAAAGAGTTTATGCATGGATGCATGTATGCATGATTATGCCAAAGTATGGAGAAAACATGGTGAAGTTAAGTCCACAATGTTGGAGTTAAGGGTAAACACGCCATTTGGTAAGGACTATGGTTTCATATGTACCTGTATCACGGGTTCTACCAAGTTCCCAAAGTCATTGACCACTTCCGGATATTGTCGGATTACGGGACTACTCCCGGTCCAACAACGTCCATAGGAAAGCCTCGTTTGAGTGTAGTATCGCGTATCAACCAATTCAAGACTACTCTTGATTAGCCACCGCACTACGTCATAAAAGGCCAAGATGGGTTAAAGGTAACTAAAGGCCCTCAACTTCATAGGTCGCTTGGAAATATCAATGCTGAACACGACTACTCATGCCAACATAGTAATATTCCCAAGATCCCTCCATTGAGCGGGGTTATCACATGTGCCACATCCGAAACTCACTCTCGGAAAGACACTATGATTATACCACCATCCTATCTTATGTTTCCCTCAAGTCCGGGTGTAGGACTTATCTCACCACTCACGTAAAAGATAAACACTTAAGCACGTATTTACAGTTTCAAGTAATAACAAAGcataaagatgaagaaaaacaaGATAGGTTTAACCCACTTAGGAGTgtgatccccagtggagtcgccatttTCCTGTCGCGGTGATTTTCGGATGTCAAGCTATTGATTAGCATTGACTCACAATTTTAAGATCACCaccgatcttttatttttccgaaGAAAAGGGAGAAAGCTCGAAAAACCCTTGTTTTTAAGAGATCAAAAGGTCCGGGGGTTGGTTACGCAAAGGGAAGGTACTAGCACCCTAAACGTCTATAGTACTCTATAggaacctcttgctttcttatctttatgctaaattaattatttgttttggaaATAAATGCTCAAGTGTGGAAAGATTAAAGAGGTGGGTTCAAAAGAAACgagaagaaaaaagttttcgtttatttttatttgatttgggaagACAAAGTCTTTTGCCTACATACCCGAATGGGATCAAAATCATGTAGTTCGGGGTAGAAAGTCAAGTGGttggttttgattgattttaaagttcaaaaaaagaagagtttaGGCAAGGTAAGAGGCCAAAAAGgcatagaagaaataaaagaagtgagttcgattgattttaaattagaaaaaatgttttgattgattaaagattgattaaagatttgattaagaaagaaagaaaagattgaccctttttttttgaaattttgattatggaaagtttttgttttttgactttttttttttttttttttttttttttttttttttaattatgcggAGATAAGTCTAAACGCGCCGGATCCCTTAAAATGACGTTGGATCAAGTGAGGGTCCCTTTTCCTCGGATACGgttcaaatcacatgatcgtcctcggcggaaaacataaaaataaatgtgagtgtCGGTGcagattctcattttttttttttttttttttttttttttttacattggacCTAGATACATTCTAAttggcaataataaataaaaattgcaaatgcattaaaataaatatgctagaagaaataataaaatgcatgaaatacaaaacaataaatacatatggtgcataaaataaataaagaaaatgaaatgcaagacataaaaataaatataatgctggaaataaataaaaaaaatgaaaataaaaatgcaagacataaaataagctaaaaaataaaaataaaaaaatgcaagacataaagtaaatatgatgcatagaataaaaaataaacaaaataaaataataataaaaaaaaaaaagcaagacataaaataaatatgatgctgaaaataaaataaaacgaaaataaaaatgcaatacagaaaataaatatgatgctaaaaagaatgcgagacataaaaataaaatgcaaggcaaaaataaatagggtacataaaataaagaaaatataagtgcaagacaaaaataaatatgtggctggaaaataaaatgcaagacaaacaattaaacatgatgctggaaaataaataaagaaaataaaaatgcaaggcataaaattaaatatgatgcgtaaaaataaaaatgcaagacataaaataaatatggtgcgtaaaaaaaagaaaaagaaaagggtgcAGTAAGGAAAAAAGGGGGTGAGAGTAGGAAtcggaaaagaagaaaaagagaaaagaaaaaaaaaatgggccaGAGGTGAGTCCAGCGGGCCAAAAAAGGAGAACCGGACCGGTTTGGTCCAAGAAAAAAAACCGAACCGGTCCGGCCTCTATATAAGGGCTCAGGGCCggtttttttcccatttttaaaaagcttttctctctcttctcttttctctcttccctttttctctcttctctctctaacACCGCCGGAAGTTGTTTACCGGCGCAGTGGCTGGCCGGCCATGGGTGGCGGCGCCGCCGCGTCGGAAACAGAGTCtcctcctttttttaaaaaactacatGTTTTGAATTCCTTTCTTCCCCTAGTTCTCAAATCCACcgttattttttgaaaaccaacaCTGATAAAGCCTAGATCTAGCCTTGAATCTTAGAAAAAAAGGTGAACTACCTTTGTCCTTATGTTATCGTTTAAGCTTCAGAGTGAAAACGGTTACAGCTTGGGTTGTGTGGGTGTGGGTGTTTGACGCAGTGCTTGTGGTTGTGTGGGTGTGGGTGTTTGACGCGGTGCTTGTGGTtgtgtgggtgtgggtgtggGCTTGGCCGCTAGTGGTGGTTGGTGTAGGCTTTAGGCCGCATGAGTGAGTGGGTTACTGTGTTTGCAGGGATTTCTGTtctaatgttttgattttatgagcaagatgattttggttttttttttgtttttgttggtgGTTCACGGAGGAGGAGGGTGTTGTTGAGTGGTGGCTGGTGGTGGCTAGTGGTTCACGGAGGGGGAGGGTGGTGCTGAGCGGTGGCTAGGCCGATGGTGGTGGTTCACGGAGGGGGAGGGTGGCGCTGAGCGGTGGCTAGGCCGATGGTGGTGGTTCACGGAGGGGGAGGGTGGCGCTGAGCGGTGGCTAGGCCGATGGTGGTGGTTCACGGAGGGGGAGGGTGGCGCTGAGCGGTGGCTAGTGGTGGCTAGTGGTGGCTTGGCTGTTGGTATTCCGACTGTTCGTATTCACCTCTGCCCTCTCTCTCTGACATGCACAGTAATTAATGCAGCATTTAAAGGACATAATTAGGGTAAAAAACGAAGAGCCCCTCTGGGCCTGGACCGAgaaaactgaaaagaaaaaaagaaaaaaggaaaggaaaaggaaaaagaaagaaaaaaaagaaaagaaaaaaacaaaaaaaaataaaacagcaaaataaaaataaaataaaataaaataaaaaataaaataataataataataaaaaaaataaaaaacgaaaagaagatactaataaagatattaataaaaaacggaaataataaaaaaacacttaataaaaggaaaagaaaagaagaaaataataactaaaaaataaaaataataataataaaaaagtaaataaataaataataataataaaaaaaagggcgtcttcaaaacaaaatgaggtattttaaaatacctccCTGCCGAAATTTCATCTGAAATGATGGAAATTTCCGGCTTAAAAgacgagaaaaaagaaataaaagcgGGTCAAAAATGGGGTATGACAACTTTGTTAgtgactattttaaaaattatatttaaggtgATTTCTGATTATttgatagtataattttttacaccATTGTTCATGAAATTAAATGTATGCTATTTTTTATTCCAGAAATTAAGTGCATGCTAGaatatgagaaaaatgaaacttttataaaattttacatgtgATAATCATTATATTAAGCATTAATGTGATTGTACGTAgcatatttcaataaattaaaagagaaaaaacactaattatttttacttggtCGGCCCATTAGGCCCGCAATTCAGATAGGATTGGATTGGACAAACATGACTTAGTAATTACTTAATGCACTGTTTTTTTACTTGGTGCACCCCATAAGCTAAAATAATGAACCCAAATAGATTATTATGCCCCTTGGTAGTGTTTTTTCCCCACTCCATTCTCTTCCCAAAGCTGTCACACCTTGTCCCTTCCTGCACCCTTTCCCTGCAGCTGCTTGATTTAAGTTGTGTCGCACTGCACTTGGGTTCACACACTTGTTCGGGTAAAGCCACTGCACCTTCATAAACATGCATACAAATGTATTATGGATTACTTATCCGTAATGCATTAATACATGTTGAGTTTGAAGGATTCATTAGGGTTAAGCATGTGTCTTAAAGTAAAAGTGAACCTAGTTTTTTCTTTCACATTAATCACAAGTTGTTACACATAGTAATTTGTTTTTACAGTAATTATGTTAAAACTCATATAAATGATAATTGAAagtgtagttttttttatatgtcaatagtaaataaaatttaaactaaaaatataataagaataataaataacacaTCGGTATCGCTTTTATTCCTCTCCTCCTGCACATTCTCTTTATTTGCACCACGTACGTTAGTTGCTTGCATTTCAACCAGTTTTGGCTAGCTAATTTTCTGGAGAGCTCATGATCTCATCCCATGAATTACACTAGTCCTGGATTCGTTGGTCTTCATCTGTTAATGGTTTCATTCGTGCATGCGATTTTATGTTTCAAAGTTAAACTTTAACATATGGTTGTGTAATCGAATTCCATAGCCAATGTGATCCGTGCgaacaaattaaattagatttcTTCATAACAAAGAATTATCCTACAAATAGATTTTCATTTTCGATTAAACTTATTAGCTATTATAGTTTAAAGAAAAATCGCCTACCATCAATCCCCAATATTCATGcactaacaaaaagaaaaagaaatccaCCTTGTATACGTTTTAATCCAATGCTACATGCAAACAATTAATTGAACcagaaaacaaaacacaacaatatccaACACTCACGTAAAAAACCTCAAACAACACAATAGAACCACTCGCCCTTTCACATCACACAACGGCTTCACCCATCAAAGCCACCCCAAAAACAAAGGCAACCACACCAAACTTGAAACTCACGGAACCAGCAGAAGAAGCTTCAGCAGGCAAGTCCTTGTTATCACCATTGTCACTATCGCCACCGGCGGCACCGTCATCGGCGCCGGACTTCGTCTTATCGGTCTTCGGCGACGCCCCTTTAGCCTTTCCCGGCGCCGGTGCCGGAGCCTCGCTGGGAAGCACAAGGTCAAGGGGGAGAAGCACTTTGTCCACCTGGTATATGGCGAGCTTGTTGTCGGTGTAAACGGTTCCGGTGACGGAGGCGTTGACGGCGCCGGTGGCCATGCTCACCTGGCTGCCACCAAACGTGGTGACGTTGAGCTGGAGCCTCTTGGGGTCGTCGCCGGCCTGAGTCTGAACGGGGTTGGTGAGTGTGTCGAAGTTTGAGATGGAAATGAAGGAAGAGAGTGTGTGGAATTGTAAAAGTTCCACTTTTTGTCTGTCACTAAGAGAGTTGAGGAAACCAGCTTTTAGTTTTGAGAAGGCACTGTCTTCTGGGGCGAAGAGGGTTAAACCTCCTGAGCCTGAGGTCAGAAGCTGTGAGTTGAGTTGGTTGATGAGTTGGGTGGTTTTGAGGAGCCTAATGAGGACAGAGAATCTCTTTGCTTTTCTTAGGATTTGGACTATGTCAATGGAGGGTGCTTTTGGGATGGTGGGTGTGGGAGCGCCACTTGGTGTCACGGGAACTAAGGGTACTGTGTTGAATCCTGGAGCTGGAGCAGTGGCTGGTGGAGATGGTGGTGTGAATGCTGGTGGTTGTGGTAGTGGCGGGGATGGGGGTGATGAAACTGGGGCTTGGATTGGTGTGAGTTGGGCTGAAGTGGTGTGGAAAAAGGTTATAAGTGCTATAACTAGTAAAATTGAGGctgagaagagagattgttgtTGTGTCTTCATTTTAGGGTTCAGGAGTGAGAGAGCTTTAAGTGAGGGTGTAGGGTACTTTGAGGCTGCTGCTACTCGCTAGGGTTGGGTtgtgttgtgacttgtgagtgtTGCTGTGAGGAAAGAGGGGTAAGAGGTTGCCTTTTATTTTGAGGCTGGGAGAGTGATTTGTGGATAGGTGTAGGGTTTAGTTAGAAAGGAAAAAGGTAAGTTGCATCTTTGATGTAGCTAGTAGGAAATCAACTTTACCTATCATGGACATAGGAAAGGTGGTGCATCTTGTTTGATTAGTTGGGTGAGACAGAAGAGATTTGGCAACGATAAGGAAGTGGGAGCCCAAGGTACACTGAAATGTGCATATGTATGGAAGTTAATGGAACTATTTGTGTTCACGTCGTAGTTATTGGTGTGTGATCTGTTTAGAGGTTGAGTTATTGCATCCAtcaggaaggaaaggaaatcaaATGATTAGCTCCTTATGTGGCATTATCTGTCAGGTTTTGGTAATAAGGACTCAGGAGCTAAGAATCGCACTTGAAACCTACACCATACTTCCATGTACCTAAAACTCCATTATTTGTTATATCCCAAGTTCCTAGGAGATGGATTAATGGTTCCATCACGCGATATTTAAGTTTATTTGGCTCTTTATATTTTGTTCTAAATAATATTTCTTTCCTGTTTCAAAGTACTTGTTTTTGTATCCCATCTCTACGATTTTTAACttcattcaataaattaatatgaagATATTCCTGTTTTATTAGGCCAAAGAATGCAACTAAACATTAGTATTATAGTGGTCTCCTTCTAGCATGATGTCTTGATTTTCCCTCTGGTAGGCTTTCTTTTCggtgctatatatatatatatacggcCATTTtaaacgaaaaagaaaagaaaaaagaaaattggagGTAATAGCAGTCCCTATCAATATAACACCTGACAGAAGAGCTACCACAGAGTTAAAAAACAGGCACCCAAAAAGTAATCAAATTACTGTAAAAGGAGAGGAAATAACATAAGAAAAGGGaagtttcattttgattgatattgtatttcgtattatatataattattttatctgttTATATGTATgtgcatttaaaaaatatttcttaaaaatcaaaagGGACAACAAAAATTATCCCACTTTAATCATACaacatattgtaaaaaaaaaaaaattaaggcgGATTCTTCTGCTccaagttgaaaatgttttacttcTTTGGTCTTGTTTATTTATAACTAGAAAATTAattcttacattttttaataaaacatacGTTTCAtcctaaaaaaagaaattaagaaagaagaaaaacatactTTTTAATGCTAACacacattttaaattaatttaaacatgtatccaaattatgcattgaatcgtttaaaatcaattctagCTAACTCTTAAACTAAATTAGCACTGAATCTGTATATtcaatcatttattttcttcaacattttttatcGACATCATTAAGAGTTTATGTCGTTTTGTTATATGCTACCCATTCAATCAAATCAGGAGGTGACTATTTTCTGTGTGGGTAAAGGCATCCTTTTTACATGGAAGAATAAGGGCTTCAATGATTTAAAATtgagtaaaattgattttgaaccgTTGACAATAATTGATTAGGTAtgttacaaaattaatcttaattataaattttacattagaGAATGTATATAGTgtgaaaaattgtttttgatcTTGCAACAGATAAGTTCTAAACAATAAATCATTTTCCAAGTATTAAAAAGAAGCAAACTAGTTATATTCTAAATAAGAAAGGTTTGAATTTGTAAAAGTTattctgataattttttttcgaaAATGCTTTACGACTAAAATAGCAATTTAAACACATTGTAACTcctataaaacattttaaacatAGGCTGATAGTCTTTTATCACGTCTTCTGCTTCATAAGTCAAAACAGAGCCCTCATATGTCATTTGAACACGACAATGCCAATATATTGTTATCCAACAGAATGTGATCACTCATCATGCTGAAGCCATTTTATTATATGCTTGAGACATTTTATTCCGCCCAACCAACACTTTGAAAGCGATTCCTGAATAGCAGAGTGCACGAACAAACATCTAGCAGTATATTGGATTTGATGTTTGCAGTTTGCAATATCAAAGcataatataagaaaatcaagtattcaattcatttttctctttctcaaaACATAGcagaaactatttttatttgaagaaattaagGAAAATTAAGCAATACAACAATCTTTCTGGCTACGACAATACagacaaaacaaagaaaaagagcaTAAAGATAACTTCACAGTTGTTCTGAAAAATTAAGGAAGAGCCAGCAAATGACTCTTCCTCATATGGAGAATGTTACTGCTGCCACTAAAGCAACACCAAGGGACACCAACATTGTTCCGTGAATGCTAATTAAATTGATGGCATTGGCAGCAGAAGTGGCCTTATTTGACTCTCCCTGATCATCATCTTGCGCAGATGAGTTATCCTTATCAGCTTTAGGTGCCTTTGCCAACGTGGGAGCAGGAGCTGGAGGCTTAGGCTTTGAGAAATACAAAGGAATAAGCACCGTGTCCACATGATGTATGGCAAGTGTCTTATCACTGTACATAATGCCTGTGAGAGTGGCATTCACAACCCCAGTTGAAATATTCACACTGTTCCCATAAGCTGTCACATTTATTTGATACCCATTGGGGCTAATCACTGGCCAGTGTCATTACTGGATTGCTAAGAGAGTCAAAATTAGAGCTTGAGACAGAAACTGGAAGAACATGGAACTGTATCAATGCTTTTTGTTGGCGATCGCCGAGAGAGTTGAAGTAACCTGCTTGGAGATGTGAGAAGGCACCATCATCAGGTGCAAGGATGGTTAAACCTCCTCCAGATTTTGTAGTTACAAGTTGTGCATTGACTTGGTTGATAATTTGGGTGGTTTTGAGCAAGCGGATTAGTGTGCTGAATGATTTGGTCTTCCTTAGAATTTTGAAGTTGTATTGATTAGAAGAAGAATCAGAGAAAGGTGATTGGGGTAATGAGGGAACCAATGATTTTGCTGGAGCTGGAGTTGGTGTGGCAGGGGCTGGTTTGGCTGGGGGTTTAGGGGCTGGAACCAATGATTTTGATGTTGTATTGATGTtgtattagttatttttaaaattaaaaaacttaaatagtCTCTTTAA of the Glycine max cultivar Williams 82 chromosome 13, Glycine_max_v4.0, whole genome shotgun sequence genome contains:
- the LOC100801554 gene encoding fasciclin-like arabinogalactan protein 11, which gives rise to MKTQQQSLFSASILLVIALITFFHTTSAQLTPIQAPVSSPPSPPLPQPPAFTPPSPPATAPAPGFNTVPLVPVTPSGAPTPTIPKAPSIDIVQILRKAKRFSVLIRLLKTTQLINQLNSQLLTSGSGGLTLFAPEDSAFSKLKAGFLNSLSDRQKVELLQFHTLSSFISISNFDTLTNPVQTQAGDDPKRLQLNVTTFGGSQVSMATGAVNASVTGTVYTDNKLAIYQVDKVLLPLDLVLPSEAPAPAPGKAKGASPKTDKTKSGADDGAAGGDSDNGDNKDLPAEASSAGSVSFKFGVVAFVFGVALMGEAVV
- the LOC102663271 gene encoding uncharacterized protein, whose translation is MDIPLRSTRKYLFKKTDLLRLRELASLVSDPVDFQAHHGKLLRILRVDVEEGCLETLVQFYDPLYHCFTFPDYQLVPTLEEYSYLVGLPVPDKIPFHGFEPTPKPSDIAAALHLKTSIIQANLTSKGGLQGLPTHFLYQQASIFAEAASILAFHSILALLIYGLLLFPNIDNFIDINAIKIFLTKNPVPTLLADTYHSIHDRTQAGRGTISCCAPLLYQWFTFHLPQSRAFKTNDDKLSWPRRIMILDPSDIVWYQAASDVGEIIVSCGEYPNVPLLGMRGGISYNPLLARRQFGYPIKTKPNNLALTNEFYLNHGDHSNKRERFAQAWSAIRRLNRSQLGKKSDYVHESYTQWVIDRTKSFGLPYRLPRYLSSTIPPSSLPIPFDTKEEFHEQLTKERQEKETWKRRCQELEQENETLKGKIAQQSRELFIQNQRMIEKDDLLRRKDALLHRDARRKRRFVDLFSRAHSDSEDPSTPGV